A genomic window from Sporosarcina sp. Marseille-Q4063 includes:
- a CDS encoding sulfite exporter TauE/SafE family protein: MDYVLLYFIGMVAMTLGTLAGGGGLITVPAMLLMGIPIHSVIGAGKISTTVSSFSTFITVLLKKQITLKESYWIIPVSLTGGFTGGFIATRLTESTMYTVAVVLLIFAFLTSFFSKADFTGEEDLRPTKMGVPGLFSIGLYDGMFGPGQGTLLLYLFGHLRIAYLRAIGFVRLATFSSGFGAAISYIAMGKIIWPIAFALMAGSLSGAQIGVRLAEKLNPHHVKILLRCVTVALIIQLIINRFI, translated from the coding sequence TTGGATTATGTATTATTATATTTTATCGGCATGGTAGCTATGACGCTTGGAACGCTTGCGGGCGGCGGCGGACTTATTACAGTTCCGGCGATGCTGTTGATGGGCATCCCAATTCACTCCGTCATCGGGGCGGGGAAAATATCGACAACCGTTAGCTCGTTTTCGACATTTATAACGGTATTGTTAAAAAAGCAAATTACCTTGAAAGAATCATATTGGATTATTCCTGTGTCGCTTACCGGCGGATTCACGGGCGGCTTTATCGCAACGCGGTTGACGGAAAGTACGATGTATACGGTTGCCGTTGTGCTTTTGATCTTCGCATTTTTAACTTCATTCTTTTCTAAAGCGGACTTCACGGGAGAAGAAGATCTTCGACCGACAAAAATGGGTGTTCCAGGACTGTTTAGTATCGGCCTGTACGACGGAATGTTTGGACCGGGGCAAGGAACGCTTCTGCTTTATTTGTTCGGTCATCTTCGAATTGCATACCTCCGGGCAATCGGTTTCGTTCGCCTCGCCACGTTTTCCAGCGGTTTCGGTGCGGCAATCAGCTATATCGCCATGGGAAAAATCATTTGGCCAATTGCCTTCGCGCTCATGGCTGGATCATTGTCCGGCGCACAAATCGGCGTCCGCCTTGCGGAAAAGTTAAATCCACACCACGTAAAAATCCTCCTACGCTGCGTTACTGTAGCACTGATCATCCAACTTATTATTAATCGGTTTATTTAA
- a CDS encoding VOC family protein, protein MSTFLTGIDHIQIAAPKGSEDEARAFYGEILGMEEILKPENLQGRGGCWFKVGAVEVHIGIQPDFMPAKKAHPGFTVNALEQLRERLQEAGYPISEEPPIEGRSRFFTHDPFGNRIEFLELE, encoded by the coding sequence ATGAGTACATTCTTAACAGGCATTGACCATATCCAAATCGCGGCACCCAAGGGTTCTGAAGATGAAGCGCGCGCGTTTTATGGCGAAATTCTTGGCATGGAAGAAATTCTGAAACCGGAAAACTTGCAAGGACGCGGTGGTTGTTGGTTCAAAGTCGGTGCCGTGGAAGTGCATATCGGCATCCAACCAGATTTCATGCCTGCGAAAAAAGCCCATCCCGGTTTTACCGTGAATGCGCTTGAACAACTAAGGGAAAGGCTGCAAGAAGCAGGCTACCCAATCAGTGAAGAACCGCCCATCGAAGGCCGGTCTCGTTTCTTCACGCACGACCCATTCGGTAATCGCATCGAGTTTCTAGAATTAGAATGA
- a CDS encoding immunoglobulin-like domain-containing protein: protein MKFIQLISILLFLSTCGNEAIVSTLPDPVPDQEILSSEEGLSLTLLEDTFTGSPIIIYTHVQNDSNDDYGYGDFYHIEVEKDGQWYIITYSDAVFFKNPRFKDFGSTLLAGNEAYQTFSVEELGVDLFPGNYRLVKTFLSQGEAFYEITVAVPFFVK, encoded by the coding sequence ATGAAATTCATTCAATTAATCTCTATTTTGCTTTTTTTATCGACTTGTGGGAATGAAGCTATCGTTAGTACATTGCCAGACCCCGTTCCAGATCAAGAAATTCTTTCATCCGAAGAAGGATTATCCTTAACGCTTCTCGAAGATACATTTACCGGTTCACCAATAATCATTTACACGCATGTTCAAAATGACAGCAATGATGATTACGGCTATGGGGACTTCTACCACATTGAAGTAGAGAAAGACGGACAGTGGTACATTATTACGTACTCAGATGCCGTGTTTTTTAAAAATCCACGCTTCAAAGATTTCGGAAGCACCTTATTAGCAGGGAATGAGGCCTACCAAACTTTTTCCGTTGAAGAACTTGGCGTTGACCTCTTTCCGGGAAATTATCGTCTTGTCAAAACATTTTTATCACAAGGTGAAGCATTCTATGAAATAACTGTAGCTGTACCATTTTTCGTTAAATAA
- a CDS encoding SMI1/KNR4 family protein has protein sequence MDWIFESINNGVTNEEIVAAQAKLGVLLPNDFLELMKKSNGGYINYDKRAFPIDFNIESGDAFIEVEEIMGVHEEGILLSEYLIQEWDLPRNLVLFAGSGHAWLGFNYEGRDIPNVVYVEPDDGGDGNNFHVIAETFTEFISKLDDPDKYFD, from the coding sequence TTGGATTGGATATTTGAATCTATCAATAACGGCGTAACGAACGAAGAAATAGTAGCCGCACAAGCAAAATTAGGTGTTTTATTGCCCAATGACTTTCTTGAATTAATGAAGAAGTCAAATGGCGGTTATATAAATTACGATAAACGAGCATTTCCCATCGATTTCAACATTGAAAGCGGCGATGCATTTATCGAAGTGGAAGAAATTATGGGCGTTCATGAAGAAGGAATTTTACTGAGTGAATACTTGATCCAGGAATGGGATTTACCGAGGAACCTTGTTTTATTCGCGGGAAGTGGCCATGCATGGCTTGGGTTCAACTATGAGGGACGTGACATTCCAAATGTGGTATATGTCGAACCGGATGATGGTGGCGACGGGAATAACTTTCATGTTATCGCTGAAACTTTTACGGAGTTTATAAGTAAGTTGGATGACCCCGATAAATATTTTGATTAA
- a CDS encoding acyl-CoA thioesterase, which produces MSDTRLMSQSRTVQTKLVLPPDTNHLQTIFGGIVLAYIDEIAAITAMKHSNTAVVTASIDRVDFVSSAYVGDVLELEAVVSSTGRTSMEVHVLVHSTNLLTGVKKLTTESFLTMVAMDENKKPTPVPGVKPETEDEKALYDMGPARREHRKERIKTNHY; this is translated from the coding sequence ATGTCCGACACACGATTAATGAGTCAATCACGCACTGTACAAACCAAACTGGTGTTACCACCTGATACGAATCATCTGCAAACAATATTCGGCGGAATCGTGCTCGCCTACATCGATGAAATCGCGGCGATCACCGCAATGAAGCATTCCAATACGGCTGTCGTCACGGCATCCATCGACCGAGTCGACTTTGTATCATCCGCTTATGTCGGTGACGTTTTGGAGTTGGAAGCGGTTGTCAGTTCAACGGGACGCACCTCCATGGAAGTGCATGTACTGGTACACTCAACGAATTTATTGACAGGCGTGAAGAAATTAACGACGGAGTCCTTTTTGACGATGGTTGCGATGGACGAAAACAAAAAGCCCACGCCCGTTCCGGGGGTCAAACCAGAAACGGAAGATGAAAAAGCGTTATATGACATGGGGCCTGCGAGAAGAGAACATCGTAAAGAGCGAATTAAGACGAACCATTATTAA